The Ahaetulla prasina isolate Xishuangbanna chromosome 3, ASM2864084v1, whole genome shotgun sequence genome window below encodes:
- the F3 gene encoding tissue factor, whose product MARRCFPTAGTPGAPTLLLCAVLALLPSGSGSSAVRTAVNITWSSINFKTLLHWDPKPVGYVYTVEMDGHHVRREKVCIHTDKTECDVTNVILQNLKDTYMARIYSEIPYDEDNFETPPYEISSEFVPYTQTELGTPTVTHFEQKDEILKVEVADPLTPYRVNGTLQTIRDIFKNDLEYLLYYWKDQSTGKKSAKTKTNQFAVDVDKGKSYCFYVQANIPSRLNNQKSQKSSIKCTSIHREDLDALDFDKILIIVAAAVGVLILIIVLSVVIYKCKKAKSRSSEKENMPPNL is encoded by the exons ATGGCCCGGCGCTGTTTTCCCACGGCGGGGACACCTGGCGCTCCAACCTTGCTGCTCTGCGCGGTGCTCGCTCTGCTTCCCTCCGGCTCAG GTAGCTCTGCAGTACGGACAGCTGTAAACATAACTTGGTCATCAATCAATTTTAAGACGCTGCTCCACTGGGATCCAAAGCCAGTTGGTTATGTTTATACAGTTGAAATGGACGG GCATCACGTAAGACGAGAAAAAGTATGCATTCATACCGATAAAACTGAATGTGATGTTACTAACGTGATACTTCAGAATTTAAAAGATACTTACATGGCACGCATATATTCTGAAATACCATATGATGAAGATAATTTTGAAACTCCCCCATATGAAATTTCTTCAGAGTTTGTACCTTACACACAAA CTGAGCTTGGAACGCCAACCGTAACACATTTTGAACAAAAAGATGAAATTCTGAAAGTGGAAGTAGCCGATCCACTAACACCGTATAGAGTTAATGGTACCTTGCAAACTATCAGGGACATATTCAAAAATGATCTAGAATACCTGTTATACTACTGGAAGGATCAGAGCACTGGCAAG AAATCAGCAAAGACAAAAACCAATCAATTTGCAGTTGATGTTGATAAAGGGAAGAGCTATTGTTTCTATGTTCAGGCTAATATTCCAAGCCGCTTAAATAACCAGAAAAGTCAAAAAAGCAGCATAAAATGTACCAGTATTCACAGGGAAGACTTGGATG CTCTGGATTTCGACAAAATCCTCATAATAGTAGCTGCTGCTGTCGGAGTTCTCATTCTGATTATTGTTTTATCCGTGGTGATATACAAGTGTAAAAAAGCAAAGAGCAGAtcatcagaaaaagaaaatatgcccCCAAATTTATAA